From Callithrix jacchus isolate 240 chromosome 15, calJac240_pri, whole genome shotgun sequence, one genomic window encodes:
- the USP19 gene encoding ubiquitin carboxyl-terminal hydrolase 19 isoform X20: MSGGASATGPRRGPPGLEDASSKKKQKDRANQESKDGDPRKETGSRYVTQAGLELLASGDPSASASCAAGITGSHHRTRLFFPSSSGSASTPREEQTKAELLLDWRQSAEEVIVKLRVGVGPLQLEDIDAAFTDTDCVVRFSGGQQWGGVFYAEIKGSCAKVQTRKGSLLHLTLPKKVPMLTWPSLLKKPLGTQELVPGLQCQENGKELSPIALEPGPEPHRAKQEARNQKRAQGRGEVEADEQHCIPPLNPQTCLLGSEENLALSVGEKAVSPGNDPVSPAMVRSRNPVKDDCVKEEMTVAADAATLVDGKEPESMVNLAFVKNDSYEKGPDSVVVHVYVKEICRDTSRVLFREQDFTLIFQTRDGNFLRLHPGCGPHTIFRWQVKLRNLIEPEQCTFCFTASRIDICLRKRQSQRWGGLEAPAARGAVGGAKVAVPTGPTPLDSTPPGGAPHSLTGQEEARAVEKDKSKARSEDTGLDSVAARTPMEHVTPKPETHLASPKPTCMVPPMPHSPVSGDSVEEEEEEEKKVCLPGFTGLVNLGNTCFMNSVIQSLSNTRELRDFFHDRSFEAEINYNNPLGTGGRLAIGFAVLLRALWKGTHHAFQPSKLKAIVASKASQFTGYAQHDAQEFMAFLLDGLHEDLNRIQNKPYTETVDSDGRPDEVVAEEAWQRHKMRNDSFIVDLFQGQYKSKLVCPVCAKVSITFDPFLYLPVPLPQKQKVLPVFYFAREPHSKPVKFLVSISKENSTASEVLDSLSQSVHVKPENLRLAEVIKNRFQRVFLPSHSLDTVSPSDMLLCFELLSPELAKERVVVLEVQQRPQVPSVPISKCAACQRKQQSEDEKLKRCTRCYRVGYCNQLCQKTHWPDHKGLCRPENIGYPFLVSVPASRLTYARLAQLLEGYARYSVSVFQPPFQPGRMALESQSPGCTTLLSTGSLEAGDSERDPIQPPELQLVTPVADGDTGPLRVWTAPDRGPVPSTSGISSDMLASGPIEVGSLPASERVSRPEAAVPGYQHPSEALNAHTPQFFIYKIDSSNREQRLEDKGDTPLELGDDCSLALVWRNNERLQEFVLVASKELECAEDPGSAGEAARAGHFTLDQCLNLFTRPEVLAPEEAWYCPQCKQHREASKQLLLWRLPNVLIVQLKRFSFRSFIWRDKINDLVEFPVRNLDLSKFCIGQKEEQLPNYDLYAVINHYGGMIGGHYTACARLPNDRSSQRSDVGWRLFDDSTVTTVDESQVVTRYAYVLFYRRRNSPVERPPRAGHSEHHPDLGPAAEAAASQASRIWQELEAEEEPVPEGPGPMGPWGPQDWVGPPPRGPTTPDEGCLRYFVLGTVAALVALVLNVFYPLVSQSRWR; encoded by the exons ATGTCTGGAGGGGCCAGTGCAACAGGCCCAAGGAGAGGGCCCCCAGGACTGGAGGATGCCAGTAGTAAGAAGAAGCAGAAGGATCGAGCAAACCAGGAGAGCAAGGATGGAGATCCTAGGAAAG agacagggtctcgatatgttacccaggctggtcttgaactcctggcctcaggtgatccttctgcctcagcctcctgtgcagctgggattacaggatcacACCACCGTACCCGGCTGTTCTTTCCTTCGTCGTCAGGGTCAGCATCCACTCCTCGAGAGGAGCAGACCAAAGCAG AGTTGTTGCTCGATTGGAGGCAGAGTGCAGAAGAGGTAATTGTCAAGCTTCGTGTGGGAGTAGGTCCCCTTCAGCTGGAGGACATAGATGCGGCTTTCACAGATACAGACTGTGTGGTGCGGTTTTCAG gtggTCAGCAGTGGGGTGGTGTCTTCTATGCTGAGATAAAAGGATCTTGTGCTAAAGTGCAAACCCGCAAGGGGAGTCTCCTGCACCTGACACTGCCCAAGAAGGTGCCTATGCTCACGTGGCCCTCTCTCCTG AAGAAACCTCTAGGGACCCAGGAGCTGGTGCCGGGGCTGCAGTGCCAGGAGAATGGGAAGGAACTCTCTCCCATTGCCCTAGAGCCAGGCCCTGAGCCCCACCGGGCTAAGCAGGAGGCCCGGAACCAGAAGCGGGCCCAGGGCCGTGGTGAG GTTGAGGCTGATGAACAGCATTGCATACCACCACTGAACCCCCAaacctgcctcctgggctcagaggagAATTTAGCCCTTTCAGTAGGAGAGAAAGCAGTGTCTCCCGGGAATGACCCAGTGTCTCCAGCCATGGTCCGGAGCAGAAATCCTGTGAAAGATGACTGTGTCAAGGAGGAGATGACAGTGGCAGCAGATGCTGCAACCTTGGTGGATGGTAAAG AACCTGAGTCGATGGTGAACCTGGCATTTGTCAAGAATGACTCGTATGAGAAAGGCCCGGATTCAGTGGTGGTGCACGTGTACGTGAAGGAGATCTGCAGGGATACCTCAAGAGTACTCTTCCGTGAGCAGGACTTCACACTCATCTTCCAGACCAG GGATGGAAACTTCTTGAGGCTGCACCCGGGTTGTGGGCCCCACACCATCTTCCGTTGGCAGGTGAAGCTCAG GAATCTGATTGAGCCAGAGCAGTGCACCTTCTGTTTCACGGCTTCTCGCATCGACATCTGCCTTCGTAAGAGGCAGAGTCAGCGCTGGGGGGGCCTGGAGGCCCCAGCTGCACGAG GTGCAGTGGGTGGTGCAAAGGTTGCCGTGCCGACAGGTCCAACCCCTCTGGATTCAACCCCACCAGGAGGTgctccccactccctgacaggccagGAGGAGGCCCGGGCTGTGGAGAAGGATAAATCCAAGGCAAGATCTGAGGACACGGGGCTAGACAGTGTGGCAGCCCGCACACCCATGGAGCATGTAACCCCAAAGCCAGAGACACACCTGGCCTCG CCCAAGCCCACATGTATGGTGCCTCCCATGCCCCACAGCCCAGTGAGTGGAGAcagtgtggaggaggaggaagaagaagagaagaaggtgTGTCTGCCAGGCTTCACTGGCCTTGTCAATTTAGGCAACACCTGCTTCATGAACAGCGTCATTCAGTCTCTGTCCAACACTCGGGAACTCCGGGACTTCTTCCATG ACCGCTCCTTTGAGGCTGAGATCAACTACAACAACCCACTAGGGACTGGTGGGCGTCTGGCCATTGGCTTTGCTGTGCTGCTTCGGGCGCTGTGGAAGGGCACCCACCATGCCTTCCAGCCTTCCAAGTTGAAG GCCATTGTGGCGAGTAAGGCCAGCCAGTTCACAGGCTATGCGCAGCATGACGCCCAAGAGTTCATGGCTTTCCTGCTGGATGGGCTGCACGAGGACCTGAATCGGATTCAGAACAAGCCCTACACAGAGACTGTGGACTCAGATGGGCGGCCTGATGAG GTGGTAGCCGAGGAAGCATGGCAGCGGCACAAGATGAGGAATGACTCTTTCATCGTGGACCTATTTCAGGGCCAGTACAAGTCTAAGCTGGTGTGCCCTGTGTGTGCCAAG GTCTCCATCACTTTTGACCCATTTCTTTATCTGCCGGTGCCCTTGCCACAAAAGCAAAAGGTTCTCCCCGTCTTTTATTTTGCCCGAGAGCCCCACAGCAAGCCCGTCAAG TTCCTGGTGAGCATCAGCAAGGAGAACTCCACTGCGAGTGAAGTATTGGACTCCCTCTCTCAGAGCGTTCATGTGAAGCCTGAGAACCTGCGTTTGGCAGAG GTAATTAAGAATCGTTTCCAACGTGTGTTCCTGCCCTCCCACTCACTGGACACTGTGTCCCCATCTGATATGCTCCTCTGCTTTGAGCTGCTATCCCCAGAGTTGGCTAAGGAGCGGGTAGTGGTGCTAGAGGTGCAACAG CGCCCTCAGGTGCCCAGCGTCCCCATCTCCAAGTGTGCAGCCTGCCAGCGGAAGCAACAGTCGGAGGATGAAAAACTGAAGCGCTGTACCCGGTGCTATCGTGTGGGCTACTGCAACCA gCTCTGCCAGAAAACCCACTGGCCTGACCACAAGGGCCTCTGCCGACCTGAGAACATTGGGTACCCCTTCCTGGTCAGTGTACCCGCCTCACGCCTCACTTATGCACGCCTCGCTCAGCTGCTAGAGGGCTACGCCCG GTACTCTGTGAGTGTATTCCAGCCACCCTTTCAACCTGGCCGCATGGCCTTGGAGTCTCAGAGCCCTGGCTGCACCACACTGCTCTCCACTGGCTCCCTGGAGGCTGGGGACAGTGAGAGGGACCCCATTCAGCCACCTGAGCTCCAGCTGGTGACCCCTGTGGCTGATGGGGACACAGGGCCTCTCCGGGTATGGACAGCCCCTGACCGGGGTCCTGTGCCCAGCACCAGTGGAATTTCTTCTGACATGCTGGCCAGTGGGCCCATTGAGGTTGGCTCCTTGCCTGCTAGCGAGAGGGTGTCCCGACCTGAAG CCGCTGTGCCCGGGTACCAGCACCCAAGTGAAGCTTTGAATGCCCACACACCCCagttcttcatctataaaattgacTCATCCAACCGAGAGCAGCGGCTAGAGGATAAAG GAGACACCCCACTGGAGCTGGGTGATGATTGTAGCCTGGCTCTTGTCTGGCGGAACAATGAGCGATTGCAGGAGTTTGTGTTGGTAGCCTCTAAAGAGCTGGAATGTGCTGAGGATCCAGGCTCTGCTGGTGAGGCTGCCCGGGCTGGCCACTTCACCCTGGACCAGTGCCTCAACCTCTTCACACGGCCTGAGGTGCTGGCACCCGAGGAGGCCTG GTACTGCCCACAGTGCAAACAGCACCGTGAGGCCTCCAAGCAGCTGTTGCTATGGCGCCTGCCAAATGTTCTCATCGTGCAGCTCAAGCGCTTCTCCTTTCGTAGTTTTATCTGGCGTGACAAGATCAATGACTTGGTGGAGTTCCCTGTTCG GAATCTGGACCTGAGCAAGTTCTGCATTGGCCAGAAAGAGGAGCAGCTGCCCAACTACGATCTGTATGCTGTCATTAACCACTATGGAGGCATGATCGGTGGCCACTACACTGCCTGTGCACGCCTGCCCAATGATCGTAGCAGTCAGCGCAGTGACGTGG GCTGGCGCTTGTTTGATGACAGCACGGTGACAACGGTAGACGAGAGCCAGGTCGTGACACGTTATGCCTATGTACTCTTCTATCGCCGGCGGAACTCTCCTGTGGAGAGGCCCCCCAGGGCAGGTCACTCTGAGCACCACCCAGACCTAGGCCCTGCAGCCGAGGCTGCTGCCAGCCAG GCTTCCCGGATTtggcaggagctggaggctgaggaggagccGGTGCCTGAGGGGCCTGGGCCCATGGGTCCCTGGGGGCCCCAAGACTGGGTGGGCCCCCCACCACGTGGCCCTACCACACCAGATGAGGGCTGCCTCCGGTACTTTGTCCTGGGCACCGTGGCAGCTTTGGTGGCCCTCGTGCTCAACGTGTTCTATCCTCTGGTATCCCAGAGTCGCTGGAGATGA
- the USP19 gene encoding ubiquitin carboxyl-terminal hydrolase 19 isoform X14, translating into MSGGASATGPRRGPPGLEDASSKKKQKDRANQESKDGDPRKETGSRYVTQAGLELLASGDPSASASCAAGITGSHHRTRLFFPSSSGSASTPREEQTKAELLLDWRQSAEEVIVKLRVGVGPLQLEDIDAAFTDTDCVVRFSGGQQWGGVFYAEIKGSCAKVQTRKGSLLHLTLPKKVPMLTWPSLLKKPLGTQELVPGLQCQENGKELSPIALEPGPEPHRAKQEARNQKRAQGRGEVGSGAGPGAQAGPSAKRAVHLCRGPEGEGSRDGPGPRGDAPPFVADLATQVEADEQHCIPPLNPQTCLLGSEENLALSVGEKAVSPGNDPVSPAMVRSRNPVKDDCVKEEMTVAADAATLVDEPESMVNLAFVKNDSYEKGPDSVVVHVYVKEICRDTSRVLFREQDFTLIFQTRDGNFLRLHPGCGPHTIFRWQVKLRNLIEPEQCTFCFTASRIDICLRKRQSQRWGGLEAPAARGAVGGAKVAVPTGPTPLDSTPPGGAPHSLTGQEEARAVEKDKSKARSEDTGLDSVAARTPMEHVTPKPETHLASPKPTCMVPPMPHSPVSGDSVEEEEEEEKKVCLPGFTGLVNLGNTCFMNSVIQSLSNTRELRDFFHDRSFEAEINYNNPLGTGGRLAIGFAVLLRALWKGTHHAFQPSKLKAIVASKASQFTGYAQHDAQEFMAFLLDGLHEDLNRIQNKPYTETVDSDGRPDEVVAEEAWQRHKMRNDSFIVDLFQGQYKSKLVCPVCAKFLVSISKENSTASEVLDSLSQSVHVKPENLRLAEVIKNRFQRVFLPSHSLDTVSPSDMLLCFELLSPELAKERVVVLEVQQRPQVPSVPISKCAACQRKQQSEDEKLKRCTRCYRVGYCNQLCQKTHWPDHKGLCRPENIGYPFLVSVPASRLTYARLAQLLEGYARYSVSVFQPPFQPGRMALESQSPGCTTLLSTGSLEAGDSERDPIQPPELQLVTPVADGDTGPLRVWTAPDRGPVPSTSGISSDMLASGPIEVGSLPASERVSRPEAAVPGYQHPSEALNAHTPQFFIYKIDSSNREQRLEDKGDTPLELGDDCSLALVWRNNERLQEFVLVASKELECAEDPGSAGEAARAGHFTLDQCLNLFTRPEVLAPEEAWYCPQCKQHREASKQLLLWRLPNVLIVQLKRFSFRSFIWRDKINDLVEFPVRNLDLSKFCIGQKEEQLPNYDLYAVINHYGGMIGGHYTACARLPNDRSSQRSDVGWRLFDDSTVTTVDESQVVTRYAYVLFYRRRNSPVERPPRAGHSEHHPDLGPAAEAAASQASRIWQELEAEEEPVPEGPGPMGPWGPQDWVGPPPRGPTTPDEGCLRYFVLGTVAALVALVLNVFYPLVSQSRWR; encoded by the exons ATGTCTGGAGGGGCCAGTGCAACAGGCCCAAGGAGAGGGCCCCCAGGACTGGAGGATGCCAGTAGTAAGAAGAAGCAGAAGGATCGAGCAAACCAGGAGAGCAAGGATGGAGATCCTAGGAAAG agacagggtctcgatatgttacccaggctggtcttgaactcctggcctcaggtgatccttctgcctcagcctcctgtgcagctgggattacaggatcacACCACCGTACCCGGCTGTTCTTTCCTTCGTCGTCAGGGTCAGCATCCACTCCTCGAGAGGAGCAGACCAAAGCAG AGTTGTTGCTCGATTGGAGGCAGAGTGCAGAAGAGGTAATTGTCAAGCTTCGTGTGGGAGTAGGTCCCCTTCAGCTGGAGGACATAGATGCGGCTTTCACAGATACAGACTGTGTGGTGCGGTTTTCAG gtggTCAGCAGTGGGGTGGTGTCTTCTATGCTGAGATAAAAGGATCTTGTGCTAAAGTGCAAACCCGCAAGGGGAGTCTCCTGCACCTGACACTGCCCAAGAAGGTGCCTATGCTCACGTGGCCCTCTCTCCTG AAGAAACCTCTAGGGACCCAGGAGCTGGTGCCGGGGCTGCAGTGCCAGGAGAATGGGAAGGAACTCTCTCCCATTGCCCTAGAGCCAGGCCCTGAGCCCCACCGGGCTAAGCAGGAGGCCCGGAACCAGAAGCGGGCCCAGGGCCGTGGTGAGGTAGGCTCAGGGGCTGGCCCCGGGGCCCAGGCAGGGCCCAGCGCCAAGAGGGCTGTGCATCTCTGCAGAGGGCCAGAGGGGGAAGGGTCCAGGGATGGCCCTGGACCCCGGGGTGATGCCCCACCCTTCGTGGCTGACCTGGCCACCCAG GTTGAGGCTGATGAACAGCATTGCATACCACCACTGAACCCCCAaacctgcctcctgggctcagaggagAATTTAGCCCTTTCAGTAGGAGAGAAAGCAGTGTCTCCCGGGAATGACCCAGTGTCTCCAGCCATGGTCCGGAGCAGAAATCCTGTGAAAGATGACTGTGTCAAGGAGGAGATGACAGTGGCAGCAGATGCTGCAACCTTGGTGGATG AACCTGAGTCGATGGTGAACCTGGCATTTGTCAAGAATGACTCGTATGAGAAAGGCCCGGATTCAGTGGTGGTGCACGTGTACGTGAAGGAGATCTGCAGGGATACCTCAAGAGTACTCTTCCGTGAGCAGGACTTCACACTCATCTTCCAGACCAG GGATGGAAACTTCTTGAGGCTGCACCCGGGTTGTGGGCCCCACACCATCTTCCGTTGGCAGGTGAAGCTCAG GAATCTGATTGAGCCAGAGCAGTGCACCTTCTGTTTCACGGCTTCTCGCATCGACATCTGCCTTCGTAAGAGGCAGAGTCAGCGCTGGGGGGGCCTGGAGGCCCCAGCTGCACGAG GTGCAGTGGGTGGTGCAAAGGTTGCCGTGCCGACAGGTCCAACCCCTCTGGATTCAACCCCACCAGGAGGTgctccccactccctgacaggccagGAGGAGGCCCGGGCTGTGGAGAAGGATAAATCCAAGGCAAGATCTGAGGACACGGGGCTAGACAGTGTGGCAGCCCGCACACCCATGGAGCATGTAACCCCAAAGCCAGAGACACACCTGGCCTCG CCCAAGCCCACATGTATGGTGCCTCCCATGCCCCACAGCCCAGTGAGTGGAGAcagtgtggaggaggaggaagaagaagagaagaaggtgTGTCTGCCAGGCTTCACTGGCCTTGTCAATTTAGGCAACACCTGCTTCATGAACAGCGTCATTCAGTCTCTGTCCAACACTCGGGAACTCCGGGACTTCTTCCATG ACCGCTCCTTTGAGGCTGAGATCAACTACAACAACCCACTAGGGACTGGTGGGCGTCTGGCCATTGGCTTTGCTGTGCTGCTTCGGGCGCTGTGGAAGGGCACCCACCATGCCTTCCAGCCTTCCAAGTTGAAG GCCATTGTGGCGAGTAAGGCCAGCCAGTTCACAGGCTATGCGCAGCATGACGCCCAAGAGTTCATGGCTTTCCTGCTGGATGGGCTGCACGAGGACCTGAATCGGATTCAGAACAAGCCCTACACAGAGACTGTGGACTCAGATGGGCGGCCTGATGAG GTGGTAGCCGAGGAAGCATGGCAGCGGCACAAGATGAGGAATGACTCTTTCATCGTGGACCTATTTCAGGGCCAGTACAAGTCTAAGCTGGTGTGCCCTGTGTGTGCCAAG TTCCTGGTGAGCATCAGCAAGGAGAACTCCACTGCGAGTGAAGTATTGGACTCCCTCTCTCAGAGCGTTCATGTGAAGCCTGAGAACCTGCGTTTGGCAGAG GTAATTAAGAATCGTTTCCAACGTGTGTTCCTGCCCTCCCACTCACTGGACACTGTGTCCCCATCTGATATGCTCCTCTGCTTTGAGCTGCTATCCCCAGAGTTGGCTAAGGAGCGGGTAGTGGTGCTAGAGGTGCAACAG CGCCCTCAGGTGCCCAGCGTCCCCATCTCCAAGTGTGCAGCCTGCCAGCGGAAGCAACAGTCGGAGGATGAAAAACTGAAGCGCTGTACCCGGTGCTATCGTGTGGGCTACTGCAACCA gCTCTGCCAGAAAACCCACTGGCCTGACCACAAGGGCCTCTGCCGACCTGAGAACATTGGGTACCCCTTCCTGGTCAGTGTACCCGCCTCACGCCTCACTTATGCACGCCTCGCTCAGCTGCTAGAGGGCTACGCCCG GTACTCTGTGAGTGTATTCCAGCCACCCTTTCAACCTGGCCGCATGGCCTTGGAGTCTCAGAGCCCTGGCTGCACCACACTGCTCTCCACTGGCTCCCTGGAGGCTGGGGACAGTGAGAGGGACCCCATTCAGCCACCTGAGCTCCAGCTGGTGACCCCTGTGGCTGATGGGGACACAGGGCCTCTCCGGGTATGGACAGCCCCTGACCGGGGTCCTGTGCCCAGCACCAGTGGAATTTCTTCTGACATGCTGGCCAGTGGGCCCATTGAGGTTGGCTCCTTGCCTGCTAGCGAGAGGGTGTCCCGACCTGAAG CCGCTGTGCCCGGGTACCAGCACCCAAGTGAAGCTTTGAATGCCCACACACCCCagttcttcatctataaaattgacTCATCCAACCGAGAGCAGCGGCTAGAGGATAAAG GAGACACCCCACTGGAGCTGGGTGATGATTGTAGCCTGGCTCTTGTCTGGCGGAACAATGAGCGATTGCAGGAGTTTGTGTTGGTAGCCTCTAAAGAGCTGGAATGTGCTGAGGATCCAGGCTCTGCTGGTGAGGCTGCCCGGGCTGGCCACTTCACCCTGGACCAGTGCCTCAACCTCTTCACACGGCCTGAGGTGCTGGCACCCGAGGAGGCCTG GTACTGCCCACAGTGCAAACAGCACCGTGAGGCCTCCAAGCAGCTGTTGCTATGGCGCCTGCCAAATGTTCTCATCGTGCAGCTCAAGCGCTTCTCCTTTCGTAGTTTTATCTGGCGTGACAAGATCAATGACTTGGTGGAGTTCCCTGTTCG GAATCTGGACCTGAGCAAGTTCTGCATTGGCCAGAAAGAGGAGCAGCTGCCCAACTACGATCTGTATGCTGTCATTAACCACTATGGAGGCATGATCGGTGGCCACTACACTGCCTGTGCACGCCTGCCCAATGATCGTAGCAGTCAGCGCAGTGACGTGG GCTGGCGCTTGTTTGATGACAGCACGGTGACAACGGTAGACGAGAGCCAGGTCGTGACACGTTATGCCTATGTACTCTTCTATCGCCGGCGGAACTCTCCTGTGGAGAGGCCCCCCAGGGCAGGTCACTCTGAGCACCACCCAGACCTAGGCCCTGCAGCCGAGGCTGCTGCCAGCCAG GCTTCCCGGATTtggcaggagctggaggctgaggaggagccGGTGCCTGAGGGGCCTGGGCCCATGGGTCCCTGGGGGCCCCAAGACTGGGTGGGCCCCCCACCACGTGGCCCTACCACACCAGATGAGGGCTGCCTCCGGTACTTTGTCCTGGGCACCGTGGCAGCTTTGGTGGCCCTCGTGCTCAACGTGTTCTATCCTCTGGTATCCCAGAGTCGCTGGAGATGA